A window of Vicia villosa cultivar HV-30 ecotype Madison, WI unplaced genomic scaffold, Vvil1.0 ctg.001467F_1_1, whole genome shotgun sequence contains these coding sequences:
- the LOC131635350 gene encoding acyl-coenzyme A oxidase 4, peroxisomal-like, producing MTRNNPDDENGKRPSYFHLPSLDVSQAFPQATPASTFPPCASDYFQLDDLLTSEERAVRMKVRKCMEKEIAPIMTKYWEKAEFPFHAIPKLGELRIAGGTIKGYGCPGISITGNAIATAEVARVDASCSTFILVHSSLAMLTIALCGSEAQKQKYLPSLAQLKTIACWALTEPDYGSDASALKTIATKVEGGWILEGQKRWIGNSTFADLLVIFARNTSTNQINGYIVHKDAPGLTVTKIENKIGLRIVQNGDIVMRKVFVPDEDRIAGVNSFQDTNKVLAVSRVMVAWQPIGISMGIYDMCHRYLKERKQFGAPLAAFQINQQKLVQMLSNVQAMILVGWRLCKLYESGKMTPGHASLGKSWITLRARETAALGRELLGGNGVLADFLVAKAFCDLEPIYTYEGTYDINTLVTAREVTGIASFKPTTQRSRM from the exons ATGACTCGCAACAACCCAG ATGATGAGAATGGAAAAAGGCCTTCATATTTTCATTTGCCATCACTTGATGTCTCTCAGGCATTTCCACAAGCAACTCCTGCCTCTACTTTTCCTCCCTGTG CTTCAGATTATTTTCAATTGGATGACTTGTTGACTTCGGAGGAGCGGGCTGTTAGGATGAAAGTGAGAAAGTGTATGGAAAAAGAAATTGCTCCCATAATGACCAAG TATTGGGAGAAGGCCGAATTCCCGTTTCATGCTATTCCAAAGCTTGGCGAACTGCGTATTGCTGGTGGCACAATCAAG GGTTATGGTTGTCCCGGTATTTCCATAACTGGAAATGCTATTGCTACAGCAGAAGTTGCTAGAGTTGATGCAAGCTGTTCAACTTTTATTTTGGTCCATTCATCCTTGGCAATGCTAACTATTG CTTTATGTGGGTCTGAAGCTCAAAAGCAAAAGTATCTACCTTCGTTGGCACAGCTAAAAACTATAGCATGTTGG gcTTTGACTGAACCTGATTATGGAAGTGATGCTAGTGCTTTGAAGACCATAGCGACCAAG GTTGAAGGTGGTTGGATCCTCGAGGGCCAAAAACGGTGGATAGGAAACTCAACATTCGCTGATTTGTTGGTTATCTTCGCAAGGAATACCTCAACAAACCAAATAAATGG ATATATCGTACACAAGGATGCACCTGGTTTAACTGTCacaaaaatagagaataaaatTGGACTTAGAATTGTACAAAATGGAGACATTGTTATGAGGAAAGTTTTTGTCCCTGATGAGGACAGAATAGCAGGAGTAAATTCTTTTCAGGATACAAACAAG GTACTCGCTGTTTCGCGTGTGATGGTTGCTTGGCAACCTATTGGTATATCAATGGGCATCTATGATATGTGTCACAG GTACCTAAAGGAGAGGAAACAATTTGGAGCACCATTAGCAGCTTTCCAAATCAACCAACAGAAACTTGTTCAAATGCTCAGTAATGTTCAAGCCATGATTCTTGTTGGTTGGCGTCTATGCAAGTTGTATGAAAGTGGTAAAATGACCCCTGGTCATGCTAGCTTGGGGAAG TCATGGATCACATTGAGAGCAAGAGAAACAGCTGCTTTGGGGAGAGAATTGCTTGGTGGGAATGGAGTTTTGGCAGATTTTCTAGTGGCTAAG GCATTCTGTGACTTAGAGCCTATCTACACGTATGAAGGCACATATGATATCAACACTTTAGTTACAGCCAGGGAAGTTACTGGTATTGCCAGCTTTAAGCCAACTACTCAAAGAAGTAGAATGTGA
- the LOC131635351 gene encoding protein ZW2-like: MSDVNVAAFEEFLQGWLNRQRNYLDELLSAQELRQQMDGTERMNLLNRVICHYGQYYEEKSKIAHQNILLVFSPPWLSSLEKSYLWIAGFKPGLTFHLVNKTLEDDLSEEQKERLDELKQETKMKERELNDEMAKVHESTAAPPLLDLIRSHGRVCLSRSFMAEGSNVPNTFKEKLENLVTNADALRTETALRVVQILRPAQVLKFFVSVAELQLRVRSLGLGKDAESGNQG, from the coding sequence ATGAGTGATGTAAATGTTGCTGCATTTGAGGAATTTCTGCAAGGATGGTTGAATCGTCAAAGAAACTACCTTGATGAGCTTCTTTCAGCTCAAGAACTTCGACAACAGATGGATGGTACCGAAAGGATGAATCTGTTAAACAGAGTAATCTGTCACTATGGACAATACTATGAGGAGAAATCAAAGATAGCccatcagaacattcttcttgttttctcACCACCATGGTTAAGTTCATTGGAAAAATCATATCTTTGGATTGCAGGGTTCAAACCAGGGCTTACATTTCATCTTGTGAACAAAACTCTTGAGGATGATCTGTCAGAGGAGCAGAAGGAGAGGTTGGATGAACTCAAGCAAGAGACTAAGATGAAGGAGAGGGAACTCAATGATGAGATGGCTAAGGTTCATGAGAGTACCGCGGCGCCGCCGCTTCTTGATTTGATTAGAAGCCATGGAAGGGTGTGTTTGAGTAGGTCATTCATGGCAGAGGGAAGTAATGTTCCTAACACATTTAAAGAAAAATTGGAGAATTTGGTGACAAATGCTGATGCTTTGAGGACTGAGACAGCTCTGAGAGTTGTGCAGATTCTGAGACCAGCTCAAGTTCTTAAATTTTTTGTTTCTGTGGCTGAGCTTCAGCTTAGGGTCAGGTCTTTGGGCTTGGGTAAGGATGCTGAGAGTGGAAATCAAGGATGA